In a genomic window of Gloeocapsopsis dulcis:
- a CDS encoding class I SAM-dependent methyltransferase, translating to MFFIAKVKPAKFLTKFADEKNNNSLSTKLRQKRFVLFKMFLTKHYNQINGSLKIIDVGGRPTIWEQKLPELQQIYPKANFEITVANIQQYVSKCENIRCIVADARNMKQFKDKEFDIVFSNSVIEHVGNYEDQEAMAKEVLRIGKNYFVQTPNFYFLIEPHFLFPCFQFLPQKIQVWLITNFDLGWIKKTANQKKAVRLINSIKLLRKKQLLTLFPGANVFEEKFFCLTKSFIMCGESSISVDSSN from the coding sequence ATGTTTTTCATAGCTAAGGTTAAACCTGCCAAATTCTTGACAAAATTTGCTGATGAAAAAAATAATAATTCTTTGTCAACTAAGTTAAGGCAGAAAAGATTTGTCTTGTTTAAAATGTTTTTAACAAAACATTACAACCAGATAAATGGTAGTTTGAAAATTATTGATGTAGGAGGAAGACCTACTATTTGGGAGCAGAAATTACCTGAGCTACAACAAATATATCCAAAAGCAAACTTTGAGATTACAGTTGCAAATATTCAACAATATGTATCGAAGTGTGAAAATATTAGATGCATTGTTGCTGATGCAAGAAACATGAAGCAATTTAAAGATAAAGAATTTGATATTGTCTTTTCAAACTCTGTAATTGAACATGTTGGAAATTATGAAGATCAAGAGGCAATGGCTAAAGAAGTCTTACGAATAGGCAAAAATTATTTTGTACAAACGCCAAATTTCTATTTCCTTATAGAACCTCACTTTCTCTTTCCTTGTTTCCAGTTTCTTCCACAAAAGATTCAAGTTTGGCTAATTACTAATTTTGATTTGGGATGGATAAAGAAAACGGCTAATCAAAAAAAAGCCGTTAGATTGATTAACTCAATTAAACTACTTAGAAAAAAACAATTATTAACTTTGTTTCCAGGAGCGAACGTTTTTGAAGAAAAGTTTTTTTGTTTAACAAAGTCTTTTATAATGTGTGGTGAATCATCAATTAGCGTAGATTCATCAAATTAG
- a CDS encoding glycosyltransferase encodes MRIAFVVGIFPLLSETFVLNQITGLIDRGHEVDIYALRHPPSNRKMHPHVEKYNLLRRTYYVPVIPENFFWRQLKGFALLLANFHKAPLICLRSLNFFKYGREAISLKILYNAIPTLEKKPYDIVHCQFACYALEVLTLHEIGALQGKLVTSFRGWDISRYVKQYGDRVYDQLLATGDLFLPVCDFFRSWLIKRGYDGRKIVTHRSGIDCSKFYFTPRYLPYDGSIQIVTVGRLVEKKGIEYSIEAVAKLSKIYQKIHYYIIGDGELKEYFQQRIQDLGVSHIVKLLGRKNQQEIIEILNSSHIFVASSVTAKDGNQEGIPNTLKEAMAMGLPVVATEHSGIPELIEDGISGFLVSERDAGAIADKLQYLVEHPETWLEIAIAARRSIEDQYEIQKLNDELVEIYQKVLTKKLVTYLPSHTSNYKAA; translated from the coding sequence ATGAGAATTGCCTTTGTTGTTGGTATTTTTCCACTTTTATCAGAAACTTTTGTTTTGAATCAAATTACTGGCTTAATTGATCGGGGACACGAGGTAGATATTTATGCTTTGCGACATCCACCCTCTAATCGCAAGATGCATCCGCATGTGGAGAAATACAATCTTCTCCGTCGTACCTACTATGTTCCTGTCATACCAGAAAACTTTTTTTGGCGTCAATTGAAAGGTTTTGCATTACTCCTTGCTAATTTTCATAAGGCACCTCTAATTTGTTTGCGATCGCTCAATTTTTTCAAATACGGTCGAGAAGCAATTTCCTTAAAAATTCTTTATAACGCAATACCAACGCTTGAGAAAAAGCCTTATGATATTGTTCACTGCCAGTTTGCCTGCTACGCGCTCGAAGTATTAACGTTGCATGAAATTGGAGCTTTACAGGGAAAACTCGTAACGTCTTTTCGCGGTTGGGATATTAGCCGATACGTAAAGCAGTATGGCGATCGCGTTTACGATCAACTTTTAGCTACTGGAGACTTATTTCTTCCTGTTTGCGATTTTTTTCGTTCCTGGTTAATCAAGCGTGGTTACGATGGGAGAAAGATTGTTACCCACAGATCAGGCATTGACTGCAGCAAGTTCTACTTTACACCCCGCTATCTGCCTTACGATGGCTCTATTCAGATTGTCACTGTAGGTCGTTTAGTTGAAAAAAAAGGGATAGAATACAGTATTGAAGCCGTTGCTAAACTATCTAAAATATATCAAAAAATTCATTACTATATTATTGGTGATGGAGAGTTAAAAGAATACTTTCAGCAACGCATTCAGGATCTCGGCGTTAGTCACATTGTTAAGTTATTAGGTCGAAAAAACCAACAGGAAATTATTGAAATCCTCAATAGTTCACATATTTTTGTTGCTTCCAGTGTAACAGCGAAGGATGGGAATCAAGAGGGCATACCTAACACTTTAAAAGAAGCAATGGCAATGGGTTTACCAGTAGTTGCAACTGAGCACAGTGGGATTCCTGAGTTAATAGAAGATGGTATTTCTGGATTTTTAGTTTCTGAGCGTGATGCAGGTGCGATCGCCGATAAGTTACAGTATCTCGTCGAGCATCCAGAAACCTGGTTAGAAATCGCTATAGCTGCAAGAAGGTCTATAGAAGATCAATATGAAATACAAAAACTTAATGATGAATTAGTCGAGATTTATCAAAAAGTGCTTACCAAAAAATTGGTTACTTATCTTCCTTCACATACATCCAATTACAAAGCTGCTTAA